AGAAAACAGAGCAAGGGTAACAAACTCCTTCAAAAGCAACACAAGTGGATGTCCAATGCCAGCCATTTATAATCCTTTGAAGCTTCAAATTTTGTGTTTCAGATGTTTTCTTAGAAACATGTCAtcgtcatcttcttcattgtcGTCGTCGTcagcatcatcatcttcttcattgtcGTCGTTGTcggcatcatcatcatccattgCAACTCCATCCCATAAGCACATAGCCCATCTTCTGTTAGACCAAAAATCAGCATCCCAAGCCCTCCAAACCTTCAAATGGGCCTCCAAACTCCCCAACTTCATCCACTCTCCCTCCACTTACCGTGCTCTCATCCACAAGCTATGCACATTCCACCGCTTTGACACTGTTCACCAATTGCTCGACGAAATGCCAACCTCAATTGGGCAACCCCCAGATGAAGACATCTTTGTCACCATCATTCGAGGTCTCGGCCGTGCCCACATGGTAAAACAAGTTATCAACGTGCTTGACTTGATTTACAAGTATGAAAAAATGCCTTCTTTGAAGGTATTCAATTCCATACTTGATGTTCTTGTGAAGGAAGATATAGATATAGCTAGGGAGTTTTAtaggaagaagatgatggaaaGTGGCATTCAAGGCGATGACTATACTTTCGGTATCTTGATGAAAGGACTTTGCTTGACGAATCGAATTGGTGATGGTTTTAAGCTTTTGCAAGCGATGAAGTCTCGGGGAATTACCCCAAATACTGTGGTCTATAACACGTTGCTTCATGCACTTTGCAAGAACAAGAAAGTTGGGAGAGCGAGAAGCTTGATGAATGAGATGGAAGCGCCCAATGATGTGACTTTTAATGTTTTGATATCTGGTTATTGTGGAGAAGAGAATTTAGTGCAAGCTCTTGTTTTGCTAGAGAAGTGCTTTGGTTTGGGGTTTGTGCCTGATATTGTCACTGTAACTAAGGTGTTGGAAATTCTTGGCAGTGATGGCCGTGTAATGGAGGCTGTCAAGGTTATAGAGAGAGTGGAGAGCAAGGGAGGATTGGTGGATGTTGTAGCTTATAACACCTTAATTAAGGGTTTCTGTAGATTAGGGAAAGCAAAACTCGGTCTTCGCATTGTGAAGGAGATGGAGAGAAAGGGATGCCTTCCAAATGTTGATACTTACAATGTATTGATCTCTGGTTTTTGTGAGTCTGGGATGTTGGATATGGCGCTTGATATGTTTAATGATATGAAAACAGATGGCATCAACTGGAATTTTGTTACGTATGATACATTAATTAGATATTTGTGTTCAGGAGGAAGGACGAAAAAagggtttgaaattttggaattaaTGAATGAAAGAAAAGGTGGTTCCCTTGGCCAAATTTCTCCTTATAATAGTGTGTTATATGGCCTGTATAAGGAACATCGTTTGGACGAAGCACTTGAGTTTCTAACCAATATGGGGAAACTATTTCCTAGAGCTGTTGATAGAAGCTTGAGAATTTTAGGTTTCTGTGAGGAGGGTGACACAGAGAATGCCAAGAGAGTTTATAATCAGATGCTTATGGAAAGGGGAGTTCCAagtgtttttatttatgacTGTCTAATCCATAGATATTGCCAAGAAGGGTGTATTAGTGAAGCCTTTGAGCTATTGAATGAGATGATTGCTCATGGTTACTTTCCTCTTGCGTTGACATTTAATTCTCTGATAAGTGGGTTTTGCGAGCAAGGAAAAGTTGGTAGTGCACTGAAGCTCCTGGAAGACATGGTTGGGAGAGGTTGTTCACCCGATGCTAGAAGTTATAGTCCTTTGGTGGCCGCTCTTTGCCATATGGGGGATTTTCAGAAAGCTTTGAGACTTGTTTTGCAAATGGTAGAGAAGGGTATCATTCCAGATTATTTTACGTGGAACTCGTTGCTTATTTGTTTAAGTCAAGAGACTGTATGGTTGAAGGGCAAAAGTATATTGGATGTAAATAACTTGGTACACTGTATTATCGAGAATTAAATACATGCCAGGGTTGATGGCACTTTGTTGAAATTAATGTTTAAAGCCACAATTCTTAACTTAGTGATAGCTTAACAGTGGCTTGCCTTTATCAAGATCTGGAAATTCCTGCTTGcttattttgaaagaaaattgggATTGGCTAATGACAAGATTGCTGATTTATCTGGTGGCTGTTCCGAACTTGCATTTGGCACGTGCTGAACTTGAGGGGCTCCAAAACTGAGAAAAGAACTAGGTAGTGACTCATAAGTTATAAGGCCTGTGGAAATCTTTGTTAGAATAGGATATTTCTCTGTTCTCGTTTCAATCAGTTTCTAAAGGTAACTTCGTGGATTTATATGTTTGTGACGATGGAAAAAGTAGCTTAAGGAAATCaatgaatttgaaataatttgtcattgtttcttttttggctgCAGGGTAATAATGGGGAGGGAACAAATATACAAAGTAGGAATGCCAGAAAATGCAAAAGGCATCTCCTACTTTCAAACCAGTCGGCAGACACTTGTGATAGTTTTGAAGCTTTTTGAGCTGGTGGGATTATGAGTCCTCAAATAGATTCTGGAACATCATACACCAGAATTGCTTTGATCATGTTCAGCTCTTGCTTCTGTTAAGCGTACAGTTTGGGCATTGTAGTGCATTTTTGCTTGACAGTTTACGTTACACAGGTCAGGGGGGTCTTTAAAGCATTTGCTCTTAAAATTGACcgaataagttttttttaaacatatcatccatatcaaacATTTCTCCGACTGAGGACGTTTGTTTCAGTTGAATGCAGGTTGGAGTTGAATCCTATGAAATGTATTGAGCAGAGTGGAATTTTCCACACCTAGCAAGGCGCACAAGGGTTAGTAGTAAGAAACCGCAGAGACAAGGAACtgacattaattaattttttgttgatgTTTTTGATTAGCATGACTGATTATGCTTCATTTCTTCTGACTAATGTGTTCTAATTGTATTTTCAAACAATTGCATTAGAAGATGCGTTGAACAACTTAAGAGGGTGTGACGTGCAACAGACAAGCGGCAATGcactgcatatatatatatatatatatatatagtactgatctcttggactacagggattcaagagatttgtggtcactcatcgtttgatgtaaattcaacggttcactcttgcactccttttaagaaacttttttgaaccattggattaatatccaacggtgggtgaccacaatctcttggactcctgtagtccaagagatcgggactatatatatacacagagAGCTTCTATTGCgggatccctcaaattagtttatttgagggataccattgtagggcccactatgtattgtatttcactaatccaaaccatctcttttgtagatactcattcaaagatcatctctacaaaaaatcacttgaatccgatatcatttgaccactcaattgaattattgaaattttagtactttcttgaagcactgtgttcattaattttgtagaacacaattggatatcaaaacagtttccgatttgtctaatttttttcaaggatgatctatgaatatagacttaaaaaaatagatggtttcgatcgttgaaaaaaaattcgtatgggaccctaaagggtgtccctcaatagaaggggactgtatatatatatagcttccattaagggatccctcaaataaacttatttgagggatactcTTTGTAGGCCTcactccggattgtatttcactaatctaAACCGTctatttgtagatactcattcaaagatcatctctacaaaaaaatcacttgaatcagatatcatttgaccacttaattgagttattgaaattttagtattttcttgaagcacagtgttatttgattttataagacacaattggatgtcgaaacggtttccgatttgtctaattttttgtaaggatgatctatgaatgaatacctaaaaaatagatgctttggatcattgggaaaaaaaatggtagggtaccctaaatggcgtccctcaaataaaattatttgaggaatcTCTCAATAAAAGgggattgtatatatatattccctcgaatgaaaaaatagaaagaaacaaaactattcttttcttttccaatgttttgttttctttacaAACTGTGCCTCATGCAACACTTCATCAAAACCCGTAAAATGAACGAATGAGTTTACAGTCTGACCATATCTGAAATTAATTACAAACTTTAAGATAGCATTGTAACATTTTATATACTAGGGTGTATTATGAAATTTGGTGCATACTTCAGGATGCAAAATGTAATTAACACTTGTTGGagattattttattgtttttgagGTCCACTATCATCCACATGACATGTGTCTTTTTAACTATTCTGAAATTTatataatgaaagaaaaagaaaattacaaaatgttATCCTATcttttgtcatatttttttttaacttaaaaagataattaagtagccaattatttttttattttttatatttttacaagGTGACTTGTAGCCCTTGTGGTTTCCAACTTTTACCACCAAGGTCCATAtggtttcaatttcttcacttttaacactaTGGTTTAAGATTTCcaagcaattcaaggacactTGTCAATTTCCGTCAGATTTCTTTTAGTTCTATTAGGGCATCAGTTGTTGCCATTAGTTATTGAATAAGTGGAGGGGCATTAAGGTCAAATCCCTTGCAATTCATAGCAGATGTGCCACAATGGAATAACCCAGCATTCTCATTCTTCTTACTCTAGAGAAAGAGAACATGAAGGCTCGAATAATCAAACAGAAATTAGGTATTTCTTTTGGGTCTTAAAGggtttaattaaaaaaatttcatgtgCGTAAAAGTTAATTGATTGAAGGAGCTGGTTACACAACCAAAATGACGAAGAGCATAGGAGAAGGCAGTGGAAGCTTGAACAAACCACGTTAGAAAGAGCTTGATTATTTAActtagtttcaatttgataTAGGGGCTTTCAATGGTGAAAATGTTTGTTGCTTtcaatgctttgttttttcgATTGTCTGCATGTATTATTTCTTATCCCTGATTTGAAGCCTTAActtagtttcaatttgataTAGGGGCTTTCAATGGTTAAAGTGTATATTGCTTtcaatgctttgttttttcgATTGTCTGCATGTGTTATTTCTTATCCCTAATTTGTAGCCTTTTGTACTGGGTTGAGTTTGTCTCTTAATGGAATAGTTGGTGGGAAAGTAAAGACTTTAGGaagtaaaagttttttttggttggaatAGGAAGTAAAGGCAGTGGTCCCGTGCATGTTTTCACTACTAAAGGCTTTAGGAAGAATAGTGTCCctttttatttgcataaagTATTCAATATGCATGGTTTGcattttgttcttatttggTTATGCTAAAAATTTTCAGATGTTGGGCCACCCCAATTGCTTTATAATGCCAAACACCATTGTCACCTCCATTTGTTAGAAAACAACCAGGGAGACCAAATGAAGGAAACATGCATCTAATACTTAGGAAATGAACTTTAGCCACAACCTATATAACAAAAACATTCTAAATGGCGGATTCATTTTGTTCATACTAGTTGAGCTaaacctttttcattttaaatcaaGTATCTTGTCCTAGTCTCTTTgaacacaaatagaaaaaggaaaaagggaaTAGATCATTTACCCTTGATGACATTTTCTTGATTTCACAAGAATGAACACCTTTATTGGAAAggccttttgtttctcttgattttgacTCCTTCACCTTAAGGCTCCAAGATTGGAGTCCTCTATCTCACCACACCAAATGCTCCTAGACAAGGACGAACTTATGCTTAGGCTGGAGTGGGCTCCAGCCTAGGGGAAGATttctaaaatattaaatatagtttaaatttaataagttTATTCCtactccaataaatatttagcCCACTGCACCAAATAAATATAGCCCACACATgcattgttttttatttttttatcgctaatataataaactaataataGCCCAATCTaagtaaagtaaataatagCTTAGccttctatttaaaataagccCACTCCTCCCGAAGCATAtaggaaataataaatatcaaTCCAAacctatataaatttgattagaaGCAAAACTCACGCTAAgggtgtaataacccaaaacaaaatatctaaaaagaaagaaaatatctaaaaaagtaaggaaaatatcttttagcaaaaagacaattttaccctcgcattatttaataaggaaaaagttgactttttgatcgggaaagaatttggtaattccgattacgccgttgcgtagagcacggcgaaacgagtccgtagacacggagtagacccaaaTCGGAATTGTAACgaaagagttatggtcaaaatagtctcagtggcataaccgtaaatatttcgaagttgcatctataAAACCCAGCAGCTCCCTCTCTCTGCGCGAAAACGGGCAGCCGCCTTCCAGAGATTTCTGGCGCTGCCTCCGAGCACCAATGGCCGCtggaccggtggcgttggaaccgccatcgagtcccctaccttttccgaccgacctccaccctcGGGCCGCCCGGAGCAGGTCAGAAAGTCATGATTTCCGACGGATGTTCACCCGAGTTTCACCGATCTTCCAgctcgattttctccttcgtttcttcaccaaatcaatcgagtaaggcaccagaggtccgggTGACCTACAGGAGGGACCTACAAAGAGTCCGGATAGCTCGGAtcaccagtgagtggactttctttcatgaatgattttatataaatgagttatatagaggatttctacaattaagatttcataagtgattttatataaataagtttttataaatgagtttatttgaataaatttctttatttgatcttgagtaagttttattatggttccgaTCATGATTAGCACAGTAATAATTCCATAGTTTTGTGCTGCTTACTTACacatgctaaagagttatagaaaacagagtttgaggtttaTGGCAgatgaaatagcagcacaatttgagatttcagttattaatcagattttctttttctaaaggaatttattttaaacccacctcgtacccattttctttggtgattaccacagttggaccgatgtctacggacatccagtccgatttcagtttatgtcagtgcactcgactttgcctcacgagtttcggggacgctcggaccgtgagtgccaggatttgcggctcggcagacttggtgtcccgagacctgtcaggattgcggctcggctgactctgtgtcccgagacctgccaggattgcggatcaggctgactacggtcccctgcatcttgccagagcgactcgagctgacttggtgtcatcgaggaatctgccggcgggacaggctgatcatagtcccctaatttcgccagtttgctgctgcgtggcgcccgagacctgccagggaattgacggatatgacaggggtacaaataggtggtattttcaaaggattttgagttttcttttattcaaggatgactttcagttattttatatcggTTTCTTAGTATTTgcacatttatatctttatatcttTATTCGGTTATACTAGTTCTTTGATTTCTCCAAGCAGTGAtgtctttatatatttgatcgattatgtaagtttattcatcagcatactgattcatgcttatagaatttcttatattgaaatatagttaaattatcgatatctatatatatatatccttagttatttcaaaacgggggtattatattctggcttgtttttaagaattttattttgtccactcacagtttaaaacttgtttttcgcccccaggtcgtagaagtgcacaggatccaccaccgggccactcatagcctccgcgcttcaaagtcaggcagagtttgtagaaaaatccctgaaaaccccgtgaactttagaaaattgctctgatatcgagttttagtggaaaaactgaaacttgcaaatattggtttatcctattttggcagttggtgtggatttgttgaatgtttaacaggtgaaaagttttgggattggtcaaaatacaagggagactctgccgaattttcggcagaagtctaaaggAATTTTAAAGGTAAGTTGacgtaagaagggtaaaaaggtcccttgtgcccgacattcgccaggtgtcggacacgcacaggacttggctcgaattccaaagtagaaattgggtcgggtcctgtcaaaggGTGTACCAACTTGACCTATTCTAATCGTACTGATATTATGCTACACCCACAGAGAACAaacatcaaaaaatttattctaacCACCCAAAACGCCATATTTGAACCTTGAGAGGCTAGAGGAAATAGCTCTCCTCTAAAAAATTGTACAAACTTATCTTCAGTGGGTTCTTCAATCTTGGTAagtttttcactttttatatatattcaattttcaattttaattgttgttgtaaagtttttatgatttaagtattgggTGAAAACTTTTGGAGATTGTtgatgtgttttatttttgcaacttgaattattaattagcaCATATGATTTTTGGTGTCTAGTCTTTCTTGTTAGGATGTTATGTCACATGATGATAACAGACTGGTAAAGAGacgaaaaattatttattcattcttcaaaaaaagtggattttatttatattttgtacttctttgtgttatatttgcttgtaatgtgaCTTcgtttgatttataaaattttatttacatttttgtttcaagagAAAAAGGGCTTATAATATATCTAttctaaaaatttaaaaaaattatttagcCTACCCCTATAAAAATTCCTGGTTCCGCCATTGCTCgtagagatgaagagaaggcaaTCAAGAAGTATGGATGCTAGTGTACTTCTTGATTGGACCAATTTTCGGTTTATGAAAGATGAGATACAAAGATGATCACTCATCAACCAAAGTCGGAAACCAAAAACCCTGGCTAAGTTTTCTCCAACACTAAGCTCATATAGGACAACACAAAAGGCAATTGGGTGGGTATTTGGGGCTCCACTGGTCATGTCATCTTATGCCACTTATCCCTTGGGCCCAATAGCCTTTGGGTTGTTTTGTCCCTTTCcttttaaatcatatttaaaagcCCAATCCAATATTtcttgtaataacccaaacctaaattaattgttaattattaatttattaagaagagaagacaattttgcccttggaataatttattaaagaaaagttgactttttgaccgagaaggaattttaCACTTTCGCACACACCGtagcgtagagcacgacgaaacgagttcgtaaacacgaagtgggctcgaatcggagctttaacgaagacaatacggttaaaatactACAAGGGGCAAAAcgataatttaaaaaatcagattttacaaaacctcattctctctctctctccttcctcaCCCGCTTCCTTCCTCTCTGCGACAAACCCCCCCGTCCCCCAATCGGATTTTGGGGCGCCGTCACCACCACCGACCACCATATACTGCCGGAACGGTCCAGGAAGAACCGGCGTCACGCCGCCACCTCACCCCGCCCAGCCCGCTGCCAGCCGCTGCCGTTATCCCGCCTGAAAACCACGAAACAGCCAGTTATCGTGCGAAACTTCACGGTCGTCGATCTCCATCTTCCGGTCACCAAATCGGACGATCCAGGTATGGATTCTGAACCTCttgagctgttctagctgcctatTAGGTAGGATTCAATTCTCAGTGTAGGTAATTCGATTTGCTaattgaaattcggccgattttgggatctcgattccggccacttccggtaggtttttggggtaggtccaagagcaaaagtggctccaaatagggtgttatatcta
The Prunus dulcis chromosome 2, ALMONDv2, whole genome shotgun sequence DNA segment above includes these coding regions:
- the LOC117619209 gene encoding pentatricopeptide repeat-containing protein At2g17525, mitochondrial, which encodes MPAIYNPLKLQILCFRCFLRNMSSSSSSLSSSSASSSSSLSSLSASSSSIATPSHKHIAHLLLDQKSASQALQTFKWASKLPNFIHSPSTYRALIHKLCTFHRFDTVHQLLDEMPTSIGQPPDEDIFVTIIRGLGRAHMVKQVINVLDLIYKYEKMPSLKVFNSILDVLVKEDIDIAREFYRKKMMESGIQGDDYTFGILMKGLCLTNRIGDGFKLLQAMKSRGITPNTVVYNTLLHALCKNKKVGRARSLMNEMEAPNDVTFNVLISGYCGEENLVQALVLLEKCFGLGFVPDIVTVTKVLEILGSDGRVMEAVKVIERVESKGGLVDVVAYNTLIKGFCRLGKAKLGLRIVKEMERKGCLPNVDTYNVLISGFCESGMLDMALDMFNDMKTDGINWNFVTYDTLIRYLCSGGRTKKGFEILELMNERKGGSLGQISPYNSVLYGLYKEHRLDEALEFLTNMGKLFPRAVDRSLRILGFCEEGDTENAKRVYNQMLMERGVPSVFIYDCLIHRYCQEGCISEAFELLNEMIAHGYFPLALTFNSLISGFCEQGKVGSALKLLEDMVGRGCSPDARSYSPLVAALCHMGDFQKALRLVLQMVEKGIIPDYFTWNSLLICLSQETVWLKGKSILDVNNLVHCIIEN